Within Butyrivibrio fibrisolvens, the genomic segment TGATCCTTGATGAGGCTACATCATCGGTAGATACAAGAACAGAAAAGCTTATACAGAAGGCAATTGATGATATGACTAAAGGGCATACTAGTTTTGTTATCGCACACAGACTTTCAACAATTAAAAATGCTGATGTCATCTTTGTTCTTAAGGACGGTGACATAGTTGAGACTGGAAATCACGAGGAGCTTTTAGATGCCGGAGGCTTTTATAGTGAGCTTTACAAGGCAGGTATTGATGCTACATAACAGCTTTTTTGAAAGGTCTTTTCACAAGTTAAGGAGGATGCAATATGCCAGCTATTTCTGTTATCATGCCAATGTACAAAGCCAAAAAGACGGCAATGTACAGTATAGATGCACTTTTGAACCAGACCTTTAAGGATATAGAGGTACTGGTTGTGGATGACTGCTCTCCGGATGATTCCTATGTAGTTGTTAAGGAGCATTATAAGGATGAACCAAGGGTTGTCCTTATCAGGCAGGATATAAATCAGGGTCCTGCTGAAGCCAGAAACAGGGCTTTTGAAGAAGCAAAGGGCGAATACGTCACCTTCCTTGACAGCGACGATGGAATTATAAAAGAGGGCCTTGAGAAGATGTACGAGGCAGCTAAGAAGTTTGATGCTGATGTAGTGCATACTACAGGATGTTTTTTTCCTGTGCATAAGCCGGATGTTATGGATATCATGTCTGTTCCAAAGGAAAACTACCTTCCCCAGGACAAGGATAAGGACATACCGGGTGAAGCGACTCTTCTTACGCAGGATTTCGGAGTAAGGCTTTCCAACTGGCTAAATGGCACCTACAACGGAAATGTATGGGGCAAGATGATTAAAAAGAGCTTTATCATGGACAACAATATCCGCTTTGCATCTATCAAGATGTCAGAGGATGTTCTGTTTTC encodes:
- a CDS encoding glycosyltransferase: MPAISVIMPMYKAKKTAMYSIDALLNQTFKDIEVLVVDDCSPDDSYVVVKEHYKDEPRVVLIRQDINQGPAEARNRAFEEAKGEYVTFLDSDDGIIKEGLEKMYEAAKKFDADVVHTTGCFFPVHKPDVMDIMSVPKENYLPQDKDKDIPGEATLLTQDFGVRLSNWLNGTYNGNVWGKMIKKSFIMDNNIRFASIKMSEDVLFSFECLMRAGKYVILPYKCIIYRMIGESLSRGRKDVSYMLKLLEATFSGNDKFTEKMNEIPYFKDNPEDKEKVLKYVNDVMDMIYLVPAFQSVGEDKLLCDDRTSELFIEHFGNQAQFALRYFFMKNAKEPPAPSYLIDDITYEGLNAQLEMYKQSLK